The Devosia sp. MC521 genome has a segment encoding these proteins:
- a CDS encoding GreA/GreB family elongation factor has protein sequence MTTISLSDWMPSPELLIGEQDHKRLTVAALTEVGQTAERMDFLLYELDRASIIADAFLPRDVVRIGSLVKYVLLPGEERCAKLVMPEEAQLGGTYRLSVTSAEGAALLGLRPGHVMSWVEGADQAVRRIKVLSVSNPDTTDTDPSGPTAA, from the coding sequence ATGACGACCATTTCTTTGTCTGATTGGATGCCTTCGCCAGAGCTCCTCATTGGCGAGCAGGATCATAAGCGCCTGACGGTGGCAGCTCTGACCGAAGTTGGACAAACCGCCGAGCGCATGGACTTTCTACTCTATGAGCTTGATCGGGCAAGCATTATTGCCGATGCGTTCTTGCCGCGAGATGTCGTGCGGATTGGCAGCTTGGTCAAATATGTTCTGCTGCCGGGCGAAGAGCGTTGCGCCAAGCTGGTCATGCCGGAAGAGGCGCAATTGGGCGGTACATACCGCCTATCGGTGACTTCGGCAGAGGGCGCGGCCCTTCTCGGCTTGCGGCCGGGCCATGTCATGAGCTGGGTTGAAGGGGCGGATCAGGCCGTGCGGCGCATTAAAGTGCTTAGCGTGTCAAACCCAGACACCACCGACACAGATCCATCTGGCCCCACGGCAGCCTAA
- a CDS encoding D-Ala-D-Ala carboxypeptidase family metallohydrolase produces the protein MPPIARSLAAIITTATVLAGCLPMALFASGSGSGYSGVRQDWGTYVASKQVNAFCISPKLRFVIWEFEGRFGKKVVMQSGYRDTAHNNAAGGASNSFHTKCMAADFYIPGVPKDQLIAFARNLPSVGGLGCYPGRNFIHVDVRDRPRGYRGPVTFSGC, from the coding sequence ATGCCCCCTATCGCACGCTCACTCGCCGCTATCATCACCACCGCCACTGTTTTGGCGGGCTGCTTGCCAATGGCTCTATTCGCGAGCGGTTCAGGATCTGGCTACAGTGGCGTGCGCCAAGACTGGGGCACCTACGTCGCGTCAAAGCAGGTGAATGCCTTCTGCATTTCTCCAAAACTCCGATTTGTCATCTGGGAGTTTGAAGGTCGCTTTGGCAAGAAGGTGGTCATGCAGTCGGGCTATCGCGACACTGCGCATAACAATGCGGCTGGCGGTGCCTCCAACTCGTTCCACACCAAGTGCATGGCGGCGGACTTCTACATACCGGGTGTTCCGAAGGACCAGCTCATCGCCTTCGCACGCAATCTTCCCAGTGTTGGCGGCTTAGGTTGCTATCCGGGCCGGAACTTCATCCACGTCGACGTTCGCGATCGTCCACGCGGTTATCGCGGCCCTGTTACCTTCTCAGGCTGTTGA
- a CDS encoding VOC family protein, with the protein MKYLHTMVRVTNIEESLRFYCEGLGLEEVRRRESEKGRFTLIFLRAPGDEGGEVELTYNWDPEEYTGGRNFGHLAYRVKDIYALCQHLQDMGVVINRPPRDGHMAFVRSPDGISVELIQDGTLEPQEPWLSMPNTGSW; encoded by the coding sequence TTGAAGTATCTACACACGATGGTGCGCGTCACCAATATCGAAGAAAGCCTGCGGTTTTACTGTGAAGGCCTCGGCCTTGAAGAGGTGCGCCGCCGCGAGAGCGAAAAAGGTCGATTCACACTGATCTTCCTCCGCGCCCCGGGCGATGAGGGCGGAGAAGTCGAACTCACCTATAATTGGGACCCAGAAGAGTACACAGGTGGACGCAACTTCGGCCACCTCGCCTACCGCGTTAAGGACATCTATGCCCTGTGCCAGCATTTGCAGGACATGGGCGTCGTCATCAACCGCCCACCACGCGACGGGCACATGGCCTTCGTTCGGTCGCCAGACGGCATTTCCGTTGAACTGATCCAAGACGGCACCCTTGAACCACAAGAGCCATGGCTCTCGATGCCGAACACCGGCAGCTGGTAA
- a CDS encoding cold-shock protein, whose protein sequence is MGDSDGTIDLSSEAAVTKRVDETALSPQGALDTIEVTGTIKWFDAGKGFGFIIPDNGTADILLHVTCLRRDGYQTAYEGARIVVEALNRPGGLQAFRIVSMDESTARHPSQMPAARTHVVVEPTSGMVRLEVKWFNRIRGFGFLSEGEGAPDVFVHMETLRRFGITELRPGQYVLVRYGNGPKGLMVAEIRPDGWGDAPSSH, encoded by the coding sequence ATGGGCGACAGCGACGGCACTATCGATCTGTCCAGTGAGGCAGCGGTGACGAAACGGGTTGACGAAACTGCCCTGTCTCCACAGGGCGCTTTAGACACCATAGAAGTTACCGGTACCATTAAGTGGTTTGACGCGGGCAAAGGTTTTGGCTTCATCATTCCCGATAATGGCACCGCAGATATCCTGCTGCACGTCACTTGCCTCCGACGAGATGGCTATCAGACCGCATATGAAGGCGCGCGCATCGTTGTCGAAGCGCTGAACCGCCCTGGTGGTCTGCAGGCCTTCCGCATTGTTTCCATGGACGAGTCGACGGCTCGCCATCCTTCCCAAATGCCAGCAGCGCGCACCCATGTGGTGGTTGAGCCAACCTCCGGCATGGTTCGCCTTGAAGTGAAGTGGTTCAATCGTATCCGCGGGTTCGGCTTCCTCTCGGAAGGCGAGGGTGCTCCGGATGTGTTTGTTCACATGGAAACCCTGCGCCGCTTCGGCATTACAGAACTGCGTCCCGGCCAATATGTGTTGGTTCGTTATGGTAACGGCCCGAAAGGCCTTATGGTCGCCGAAATTCGGCCTGACGGTTGGGGCGACGCGCCGTCGTCACACTGA
- a CDS encoding DUF192 domain-containing protein translates to MIHSVTRTLAAAATALVVALPLAAYSQGEGLTIKSATGDHVFTVDVVDTPETRAKGLMNVHELAPDAGMLFDFKEERPVAFWMMNTFIPLDMLFITADGTIKNIHVNAVPHDKTSIPSDGPVQYVLEVPGGRTVELGIEAGDSVVHSRIQ, encoded by the coding sequence ATGATACACAGCGTAACCCGCACTCTCGCCGCCGCTGCGACCGCTCTTGTCGTTGCGCTGCCCTTGGCTGCGTATAGCCAGGGAGAGGGCCTGACGATAAAGTCGGCGACCGGTGATCATGTGTTTACGGTTGACGTTGTCGATACGCCTGAGACCCGTGCCAAGGGCCTGATGAATGTCCATGAGCTCGCGCCAGACGCTGGCATGCTCTTTGACTTCAAAGAAGAGCGTCCCGTTGCTTTCTGGATGATGAACACCTTCATCCCGCTCGACATGCTGTTCATCACCGCGGATGGCACCATCAAGAACATTCACGTCAACGCCGTCCCGCATGACAAGACCTCAATCCCTTCGGATGGTCCTGTGCAGTATGTGCTTGAAGTGCCCGGCGGACGCACCGTCGAATTGGGCATCGAGGCTGGCGACAGCGTCGTTCATTCGCGCATTCAGTAA
- a CDS encoding hemolysin III family protein, producing the protein MKQTSYSTNAMQFDPRRRYSVGEMVADAVVHVLGLIVAIAAGSALLTLTAFETAPEAVPALSIYVGTLIFVLGVSLAYNLWPHNSWKHVWARLDQAAIFLFIAGSYTPFLAVLGNSTLGITMMAIVWGASLVGVALKLIVPERFGRVAIPLYLGIGWSGIFVFNALATALPPTTLWLLLAGGVAYSAGIIFHVWEKLRFQNALWHVFVVAGASLHLWAVIDCMIVARM; encoded by the coding sequence ATGAAACAGACCAGTTACAGCACCAATGCCATGCAGTTCGACCCGCGCCGCCGATATTCGGTTGGCGAAATGGTGGCCGACGCGGTGGTGCATGTCCTAGGCCTGATAGTGGCGATTGCCGCTGGCTCGGCTCTGCTGACGCTCACAGCCTTCGAGACCGCCCCGGAAGCGGTGCCCGCATTGTCGATTTACGTTGGCACGTTGATCTTCGTCTTGGGCGTATCGCTCGCTTATAATCTATGGCCCCACAATTCCTGGAAACACGTGTGGGCGCGCCTTGATCAGGCGGCCATCTTTCTCTTCATCGCGGGTAGCTACACGCCATTTTTGGCAGTGCTCGGAAATTCCACACTCGGGATTACGATGATGGCAATTGTCTGGGGCGCGTCGCTCGTCGGAGTAGCGCTAAAGCTGATCGTGCCAGAGCGTTTTGGGCGCGTTGCCATCCCGCTTTATCTCGGGATTGGTTGGAGCGGCATCTTCGTGTTCAACGCCCTTGCCACCGCCCTGCCCCCAACAACCCTATGGCTGTTGCTGGCAGGCGGCGTCGCCTATTCGGCGGGGATCATCTTCCACGTGTGGGAAAAGCTTCGCTTCCAAAACGCGCTTTGGCACGTGTTTGTGGTGGCAGGGGCAAGCCTGCACCTTTGGGCCGTCATTGACTGTATGATCGTTGCACGGATGTAG
- a CDS encoding metalloregulator ArsR/SmtB family transcription factor: protein MKRKTKAPIAVYSALGDATRCRIIEILMQGPIPVHKLADAFTISRPAISRHLRVLKTAGLVVEVKKGRENLYTLKTKPLVKATDWVELLLSKAVVDDEADVLVSADEQVTVSAPVAESFEATEHAHSAPVLPAETEDPQHVELGEYIAPVFDEEALASEQPDDMTSEAEAEAEAEAEAEAEAEAEAEAEAEAEAEAEAEAEAEAEAEAEAEAEAEAEAEAEAEAEAEAEAEAEAVFAAMDTLEDAEVFSAPAYASTDDTPFFDGEELAAAAEDFVVEDESVLQGTDLEEAASEVGVTQPVSSDASAADAKPVDDLESIFVIQSEADLAAEAAALAAAEEAAKAKQKPKKKDKKVEAEEIELSINQMGFDF, encoded by the coding sequence ATGAAGCGCAAGACCAAAGCCCCCATCGCAGTTTATTCCGCACTCGGCGACGCTACGCGCTGCCGCATTATCGAGATCCTCATGCAGGGGCCTATTCCCGTGCATAAGCTCGCGGACGCCTTCACGATCAGCCGCCCGGCCATTTCGCGCCATTTGCGCGTGCTAAAGACGGCGGGGCTCGTGGTTGAGGTGAAGAAGGGGCGCGAAAACCTCTACACTCTTAAAACCAAGCCGCTGGTGAAAGCCACCGATTGGGTCGAGCTTCTGCTCAGTAAAGCGGTCGTGGATGATGAAGCCGATGTGCTCGTCTCAGCCGACGAACAGGTAACCGTGTCGGCTCCGGTCGCTGAAAGTTTTGAAGCCACTGAACACGCCCACAGCGCGCCAGTGTTACCTGCCGAAACGGAAGACCCGCAGCACGTTGAGCTGGGCGAATATATTGCGCCGGTGTTTGACGAAGAAGCGCTTGCATCTGAACAGCCAGATGACATGACCTCCGAAGCCGAAGCCGAAGCCGAAGCCGAAGCCGAAGCCGAAGCCGAAGCCGAAGCCGAAGCCGAAGCCGAAGCCGAAGCCGAAGCCGAAGCCGAAGCCGAAGCCGAAGCCGAAGCCGAAGCCGAAGCCGAAGCCGAAGCCGAAGCCGAAGCCGAAGCCGAAGCCGAAGCCGAAGCCGAAGCCGAAGCCGAAGCTGAAGCCGAAGCCGTATTTGCGGCCATGGATACTTTGGAAGACGCTGAGGTCTTTAGCGCGCCTGCTTATGCCTCTACCGACGATACGCCGTTCTTCGACGGGGAGGAGCTCGCTGCCGCCGCTGAGGACTTCGTTGTCGAGGATGAAAGCGTCCTGCAGGGCACGGATTTGGAAGAGGCAGCTTCTGAGGTCGGCGTCACGCAGCCTGTGTCGAGCGATGCCAGTGCCGCTGACGCAAAGCCCGTGGACGACCTAGAGTCGATCTTCGTCATTCAGTCCGAGGCGGATCTCGCTGCTGAAGCGGCAGCACTAGCTGCGGCCGAAGAGGCCGCAAAGGCCAAGCAGAAGCCAAAGAAGAAAGACAAAAAAGTCGAAGCCGAAGAGATTGAGCTTTCGATCAACCAAATGGGCTTCGACTTCTAA
- a CDS encoding HAD hydrolase-like protein — protein sequence MWLLRGKWARGWPCRVVRRTNLGHFNYRLTGAEPLANQANRPTIVLFDLDGTLVHHVNPRVLQMLEFLDDCSHKGGRLAARFRLQRRQRLKEQRPPRLLVHRAIHKVRRKTVNEMLSPCENMRCVLERLHAEGVATGVVSNGLGRGYGHDVLEAFDLRKYFSTAVFREDVRRGKPWPDSILEALSNIGRDLRRTDVIWYIGDQRKDIAAAQAASEIIGHTIRPIALGARAALGAIEQRIPNSQIMWCAADFERAVHNAFDSDDYSLPMYGPVAAPVV from the coding sequence TTGTGGCTTCTCCGCGGCAAGTGGGCGCGGGGTTGGCCCTGCAGGGTTGTACGGCGGACAAATTTAGGCCATTTTAACTATCGTCTAACGGGAGCTGAACCTCTGGCTAACCAAGCGAACCGACCAACCATCGTCCTCTTCGATCTTGATGGGACCCTGGTGCACCACGTCAATCCACGCGTGCTGCAAATGCTCGAATTCTTGGACGACTGTTCCCATAAGGGTGGACGGCTCGCAGCACGATTCCGTCTGCAGCGTCGTCAGCGCTTAAAAGAACAACGCCCACCGCGGTTATTGGTTCACCGCGCGATCCACAAAGTGCGTCGTAAGACGGTCAACGAGATGCTTTCGCCATGCGAGAACATGCGTTGCGTCCTCGAGCGCCTCCACGCCGAAGGTGTTGCCACTGGCGTCGTCAGCAACGGCCTTGGCCGTGGCTATGGCCATGATGTGCTGGAAGCTTTCGATCTGCGGAAGTATTTCTCGACGGCCGTGTTCCGTGAAGACGTACGCCGCGGAAAGCCGTGGCCAGATTCGATCCTCGAAGCGCTGTCCAATATTGGCCGCGACCTCCGCCGGACCGACGTGATCTGGTACATTGGCGACCAGCGTAAAGACATTGCCGCTGCACAAGCGGCTTCGGAAATTATCGGCCACACCATTCGCCCGATCGCCTTGGGCGCAAGAGCAGCACTTGGCGCGATCGAACAGCGCATCCCGAATTCGCAGATTATGTGGTGTGCAGCTGATTTTGAACGCGCGGTCCATAACGCCTTCGACAGCGATGATTACTCGCTGCCGATGTATGGTCCTGTCGCTGCGCCTGTCGTCTAA
- a CDS encoding division plane positioning ATPase MipZ gives MGQQRAHVIVVGNEKGGSGKSTLSLHLAVYLLHQGFRVATVDVDSRQQTLTRYIRNRRNTLDTTGRDIPMPKHVHVPTGWSDSIKENQKAELELFSRSMDKLYEEVDFIVIDTPGFDAHLARLAHSAADTLVTPVNDSMIDLDVLAKIDVRTGDPESLSPYSKNVQRARAERQIATGAPSDWVIVRNRISALSNRNGASVHDSVVKIADALTCRVADGIAERVIFRSLFPIGMTVFDPLDAQLLGAAPSMSHVNARQEYRDLVAMLHLPDPRLAQDERLSA, from the coding sequence TTGGGCCAGCAACGCGCGCACGTCATTGTGGTGGGAAATGAGAAGGGTGGCTCCGGCAAGTCGACCTTGTCGCTGCACCTAGCTGTCTATTTGCTGCATCAAGGTTTTCGCGTTGCCACGGTCGACGTCGATAGCCGCCAGCAAACGCTGACCCGCTACATCCGCAATCGCCGCAATACGCTCGACACCACGGGCCGTGACATTCCTATGCCAAAGCACGTCCATGTGCCCACTGGCTGGAGCGACTCGATCAAGGAAAACCAAAAGGCCGAGCTCGAGCTCTTTTCGCGCTCGATGGATAAGCTTTACGAAGAGGTCGATTTCATCGTCATCGACACGCCGGGATTTGATGCTCATCTCGCCCGTCTCGCCCATAGTGCAGCCGACACGCTTGTGACCCCCGTCAACGACAGCATGATCGACCTCGACGTGTTGGCGAAAATTGACGTGCGCACCGGCGATCCAGAAAGTCTCTCGCCTTATTCCAAGAACGTGCAGCGCGCCCGCGCCGAGCGCCAAATCGCCACCGGCGCTCCAAGCGATTGGGTCATTGTCCGCAACCGCATCTCGGCGCTCTCTAACCGCAATGGCGCGAGCGTGCATGATAGCGTGGTGAAAATTGCCGATGCACTGACCTGCCGCGTCGCCGATGGCATTGCCGAGCGCGTGATCTTCCGCTCGCTCTTCCCCATCGGCATGACCGTGTTTGATCCATTGGACGCCCAGCTCTTGGGCGCGGCGCCGTCCATGTCCCACGTCAATGCGCGGCAGGAATACCGCGATCTGGTCGCCATGCTGCATTTGCCAGACCCGCGTCTCGCGCAGGACGAACGTCTCTCAGCATAA
- a CDS encoding LrgB family protein — MTGLTGVWVYLAASPLTWLAVTLVAYATSLKIGAFFKGSPFANNVLISAAIIIPILLISGTSYPTYFEGAQFVHFLLGPATVALSIPLFRNIDAVKRSLVPIAVSLVVGAIVAMASAVGIVYLFGAPAEVIASITPKSVSAPIAMELAKSLGGIPSLAAVLGISTGITGAILVTPLMNALKIKNYAARGFAVGVTSHGIGTARALQVSDVGGAFSGIGMALNGAFTALIVVGLQVLFGA; from the coding sequence ATGACCGGGCTGACGGGCGTTTGGGTATATCTCGCAGCCTCCCCCCTCACCTGGCTGGCAGTGACGCTGGTGGCCTATGCCACCTCGCTCAAGATCGGGGCATTCTTCAAAGGCTCTCCCTTTGCCAACAATGTGCTGATCAGCGCCGCGATCATCATTCCGATCCTGCTGATCTCCGGAACGAGCTACCCGACCTATTTTGAGGGGGCGCAGTTCGTGCACTTCCTGCTTGGGCCAGCAACGGTTGCGCTGTCGATCCCCTTGTTCCGGAATATCGACGCGGTGAAGCGCTCGCTGGTGCCAATTGCGGTATCACTGGTGGTGGGAGCTATCGTGGCCATGGCGAGCGCCGTGGGCATTGTCTATCTCTTTGGCGCGCCGGCTGAGGTGATCGCGTCGATTACCCCGAAATCGGTCAGTGCGCCGATTGCGATGGAGCTAGCCAAGAGCCTTGGCGGCATTCCATCGCTGGCCGCCGTCTTGGGGATCTCCACGGGCATTACCGGGGCTATTTTGGTTACGCCTCTGATGAACGCCCTCAAGATCAAGAACTATGCGGCGCGTGGCTTTGCTGTCGGCGTAACTTCGCATGGCATCGGCACCGCCCGCGCCTTGCAGGTGAGCGACGTGGGGGGCGCGTTCTCAGGCATTGGCATGGCGCTCAATGGCGCGTTCACAGCGCTGATCGTGGTGGGCTTACAAGTGTTGTTTGGCGCGTAG
- a CDS encoding CidA/LrgA family protein, whose protein sequence is MPPIEEQPLKPGDYVAGFAILILCQLAGEVLVHAIRIVLPSFAFPGPVAGMLLLLALLPRLPKQRRSVMAVGNALLGILAMLFVPAAVGVMQYGDLVLAWGIPLVLALVVSTVLTLLATVGTFLLTEKLINRGKP, encoded by the coding sequence GTGCCCCCAATCGAAGAACAGCCGCTAAAGCCCGGTGATTATGTCGCCGGGTTTGCCATTCTCATCCTCTGTCAATTGGCGGGGGAAGTGCTGGTGCATGCGATCCGCATTGTGCTGCCTAGTTTTGCTTTCCCCGGCCCTGTGGCGGGAATGCTGCTCTTGCTGGCGCTGCTGCCCAGATTACCAAAACAGCGTCGCTCGGTGATGGCTGTCGGCAATGCCCTCCTCGGCATTTTGGCAATGCTATTTGTGCCTGCGGCAGTGGGCGTGATGCAGTATGGCGATCTCGTGCTGGCTTGGGGCATTCCCCTTGTCTTGGCGCTGGTCGTTTCAACGGTGCTGACACTGCTCGCGACGGTTGGCACGTTCCTGCTGACAGAAAAGCTAATAAACCGAGGCAAGCCATGA
- a CDS encoding DUF1684 domain-containing protein, translating to MTDYPTEYAAWKIRRLEALQAPDGWLNIIARDWLSEGTVKIGAADDNDIILPTGPAYVGTLTQDADGGVTYAAADGSAPIKLELNKYKPPRFTAENLLLEVTTLNGENAVRVRDTASKAGEELGEIEYFDLDPSWRIEAKWVALEEAKNLSISTSKAIPTEVQATHKAVFDRDGVTYELLATHGTKESPQFVIRDLTSRDSTYGACRFVFGENVSENSIVLDFNKALNPPCAFTDFAVCPLPPAENVLPIRIEAGEKRLKD from the coding sequence ATGACTGACTATCCAACTGAATATGCCGCCTGGAAAATCCGCCGCCTTGAGGCGCTGCAGGCTCCAGATGGCTGGCTCAATATCATTGCGCGCGACTGGCTGAGTGAAGGCACAGTCAAAATTGGCGCGGCAGACGATAACGACATTATCTTGCCGACCGGCCCGGCTTATGTCGGCACGCTGACACAGGACGCTGACGGCGGAGTGACTTATGCCGCGGCTGATGGCTCGGCGCCGATTAAGCTCGAATTGAACAAGTATAAGCCACCGCGCTTCACGGCTGAGAACCTGCTTCTTGAAGTCACAACACTGAACGGCGAGAATGCTGTTCGCGTGCGCGACACCGCGTCCAAGGCTGGCGAAGAGTTGGGCGAGATCGAATATTTCGATCTGGACCCAAGCTGGCGCATTGAAGCCAAGTGGGTGGCGCTCGAAGAGGCGAAGAACCTCTCCATCTCGACCTCGAAGGCGATCCCCACCGAAGTTCAGGCAACGCATAAGGCCGTGTTCGACAGGGACGGCGTGACCTATGAGTTGCTGGCAACGCACGGCACCAAGGAAAGCCCGCAGTTCGTCATTCGCGACCTGACCAGCCGCGACAGTACCTATGGCGCGTGCCGCTTTGTGTTTGGTGAAAACGTGAGCGAAAACAGCATTGTACTGGATTTCAATAAGGCATTGAATCCGCCGTGTGCGTTTACCGATTTCGCTGTGTGCCCGCTGCCGCCAGCCGAAAACGTGCTACCGATCCGCATTGAGGCGGGCGAGAAGCGGTTGAAGGACTGA
- a CDS encoding ATP-binding cassette domain-containing protein translates to MSLVSIDNVSFAYTSERQILAGVSTEIAPGATVGLVGESGSGKTTLLRLLLGLTKPQGGTIRFDGQVLDPSNRAFMRDYRRQAQVVFQDPYSSLDPRQKVFSIIAEPLKSLRIAGDHKAMVMAALEAVGLEADSANRYPHQFSGGQRQRTAIARAIVAKPKLLLADEAVSALDLTTKVRVVELLRTLSRDMALLFVSHDIAVVAALCEHIIILEKGVIVEQGKTAEVLANPQHAYTQRLLASVPRLSFKDEEL, encoded by the coding sequence ATGAGCCTCGTTAGCATCGACAATGTCAGCTTCGCTTATACAAGCGAGCGGCAGATTTTGGCTGGCGTCTCCACTGAGATCGCACCGGGCGCTACCGTTGGCCTTGTGGGGGAATCCGGCTCGGGCAAAACCACGCTGCTCCGTCTGCTGCTGGGCCTGACCAAGCCCCAGGGCGGGACCATTCGGTTTGATGGGCAGGTTCTCGACCCGAGCAATCGGGCGTTTATGCGCGATTATCGTCGGCAGGCGCAGGTGGTGTTCCAAGACCCCTACTCCTCGCTCGATCCGCGCCAAAAAGTGTTTTCCATTATTGCCGAGCCGTTGAAATCGCTGCGTATCGCAGGCGACCACAAGGCTATGGTTATGGCTGCGCTGGAGGCCGTTGGCCTTGAGGCCGATAGTGCCAATCGCTACCCGCACCAGTTCTCGGGCGGCCAGCGTCAACGCACCGCTATTGCGCGCGCAATTGTAGCAAAGCCCAAGCTGCTGCTTGCCGACGAAGCCGTGAGCGCGCTGGATCTGACGACCAAGGTGCGCGTTGTTGAACTGCTCCGCACACTGAGCCGCGATATGGCCCTACTCTTCGTTTCGCATGACATCGCGGTCGTCGCAGCGCTGTGCGAACACATTATCATTTTGGAAAAGGGCGTGATCGTCGAGCAGGGTAAGACTGCTGAAGTTCTCGCCAATCCGCAACATGCCTATACGCAGCGGCTGCTCGCCAGCGTGCCGCGCCTCTCGTTCAAGGATGAAGAGCTATGA
- a CDS encoding ABC transporter ATP-binding protein → MSLLSVANLTVKAGNKVLVSELSFTLDKGERLGLIGESGSGKSLTSLAVTGLLARGLSAEGSVVLNDTQIIGAKDSDLNPLRGTTVAIVFQEPLTALDPLMRVGEQISEVVARRAKRDGDRLTRIEMDADVAALMREVNLPASLASKYPHEMSGGQRQRIAIAMALACKPELLIADEPTTALDVTTQAEIMSLIKRLVAERNMALLFISHDLPVVANTVDRVVVMRHGVAVEAGAVGEVFRSPQHDYTKSLLAAAKAFDNAIGGQA, encoded by the coding sequence ATGAGCCTTCTTAGTGTTGCAAATCTCACCGTGAAGGCGGGCAACAAAGTTCTGGTTTCGGAGTTGAGCTTCACCCTCGACAAGGGGGAACGTCTGGGGCTGATCGGGGAATCAGGGTCGGGCAAATCACTGACTTCGCTCGCCGTTACCGGACTATTGGCTCGGGGGCTGTCGGCTGAAGGTTCGGTGGTACTGAACGACACGCAAATCATCGGCGCTAAAGATAGCGATCTCAATCCGCTGCGCGGGACGACTGTTGCCATTGTTTTCCAAGAACCCCTTACGGCGCTTGATCCGCTGATGCGGGTGGGCGAGCAGATCAGCGAAGTGGTGGCCCGCCGCGCCAAGCGCGATGGCGATCGGCTGACGCGCATTGAGATGGATGCGGACGTCGCGGCGCTTATGCGTGAAGTGAACCTGCCAGCATCGCTCGCCAGCAAATATCCGCATGAGATGTCGGGCGGTCAGCGCCAACGTATCGCCATTGCGATGGCTCTGGCCTGCAAGCCGGAGCTGCTCATTGCCGATGAGCCGACGACTGCGCTCGACGTGACAACGCAGGCCGAAATCATGAGTCTTATCAAACGGCTCGTGGCGGAACGTAACATGGCACTTCTCTTTATCAGCCACGATCTGCCGGTGGTCGCCAATACGGTGGACCGTGTGGTGGTAATGCGGCACGGGGTAGCCGTGGAAGCCGGTGCTGTGGGCGAGGTATTCCGTTCGCCTCAGCATGATTACACCAAGAGCCTGCTGGCGGCAGCGAAGGCCTTTGACAACGCGATCGGGGGCCAAGCATGA
- a CDS encoding ABC transporter permease — translation MSQTMDLSPPAKPKLSLTLWAGIFLVGLHVVVGLLTLVWLPYDPNAFTGGRLEGASWLHWTGTDRLGRDLFTQLMIGSRIALQVGVSAVIIGGVIGVTLGTIAAFATRWLDDALAATLDILIAFPTLLIAMLVVAASETASLGSAILALGIALSAIVARLTRILVKRVLVMDYITAARTSGSSWLKIVFVHIIPNIWPTLSVNFALQFGLAVIAEASLSYLGLGAPPPNASWGRMLQEAQATVYNAPLGAIAPGVALVTLAIGVNLLADGLRDVIDPTRQGR, via the coding sequence ATGAGTCAGACCATGGACTTAAGCCCGCCAGCCAAACCAAAACTTTCACTCACCTTGTGGGCCGGGATTTTTCTCGTTGGCCTGCATGTGGTCGTGGGCCTGCTCACGCTGGTGTGGCTGCCGTACGACCCGAATGCCTTTACCGGCGGACGGCTTGAAGGCGCGAGCTGGCTGCACTGGACAGGGACCGACCGTCTCGGTCGCGATCTGTTCACCCAATTGATGATCGGTAGCCGCATCGCGCTACAGGTCGGCGTTTCCGCTGTGATCATTGGCGGGGTAATCGGTGTGACGCTGGGCACAATCGCCGCCTTCGCAACGCGCTGGCTTGATGATGCTCTCGCGGCCACGCTCGATATTCTCATCGCCTTCCCGACACTTCTAATTGCCATGCTGGTTGTGGCAGCGAGTGAAACGGCGTCGTTGGGCTCGGCCATTCTGGCGCTGGGCATTGCGCTTTCGGCGATTGTGGCGCGGCTGACGCGTATCCTCGTCAAGCGCGTGCTGGTGATGGACTACATTACGGCGGCGCGAACCTCGGGGTCGAGCTGGCTAAAAATCGTCTTCGTCCACATCATCCCCAATATCTGGCCGACGCTATCGGTGAATTTTGCGCTGCAATTTGGCCTCGCGGTGATCGCGGAAGCTTCGCTCTCTTATCTGGGCCTCGGTGCGCCGCCGCCAAACGCCTCGTGGGGGCGAATGCTACAGGAAGCGCAGGCCACGGTTTACAACGCGCCGCTGGGCGCCATCGCACCGGGTGTGGCACTGGTGACGCTGGCCATCGGCGTCAATCTTCTTGCAGACGGTCTCCGCGACGTCATTGATCCGACGAGGCAGGGACGATGA